The Anaeromyxobacter diazotrophicus genome includes the window GCGCGGCGGCGGGTCGGTCCGGAGGGGCTGGCGGTCGCCAGCATCTTCGTGAACCCGACCCAGTTCGGGCCGCAGGAGGACCTCGCCCGCTACCCGCGCGATCTCGAGGGCGACCTCGCCAAGTGCGCCGCGGCGGGCGTGGACGCGGTGCTCGCCCCCGAGCGCCCGGAGCAGGTCTTCGCGCCCGGGCACCAGACCTGGATCGAGGTCGGCCCGGTCGCCCAGGGGCTGTGCGGCGCGCGCCGGCCCGGGCACTTCCGCGGCGTGGCGACGGTGGTGATGAAGCTCTTCCAGCTGACGCGGCCGCAGGTGGCGCTCTTCGGCGAGAAGGACTGGCAGCAGCTGCAGGTGATCCGGGCCATGGTGCGCGACCTCGACCTCGACGTGGAGGTGGTGGGCATGCCCATCGTCCGCGAGCCGGACGGGCTCGCGCGCTCGTCGCGCAACGCCTACCTCTCGCCCGACGAGCGGCGCCGGGCGCTCGCCCTCTCGCGCACCCTGGC containing:
- the panC gene encoding pantoate--beta-alanine ligase gives rise to the protein MAELYRDPRAWQRRMIAARDGGRRVALVPTMGYLHEGHLSLMREARRRVGPEGLAVASIFVNPTQFGPQEDLARYPRDLEGDLAKCAAAGVDAVLAPERPEQVFAPGHQTWIEVGPVAQGLCGARRPGHFRGVATVVMKLFQLTRPQVALFGEKDWQQLQVIRAMVRDLDLDVEVVGMPIVREPDGLARSSRNAYLSPDERRRALALSRTLAEAQERARAGQRDAARLAESARAALASAGARVDYVEIVEPESLQPVARAAPGSRMLVAAYLGTTRLIDNAALP